In the Leptotrichia sp. oral taxon 212 genome, one interval contains:
- the polA gene encoding DNA polymerase I, which translates to MKKAVILDTSAIMYRTHFALMGMRNSKGLATGATYGFVNTLEGVLKEFSPDYLVACLDIKRSELKRSEELETYKAHRESMPEDLVVQQEYIMSVLEGYKIPKYKIDGYEADDVMATLATKFSEDTEEEIEVYVVTGDKDLAQLVNGKINIALLGKGDKKSSLFKYIRTDEDVIEYLGVTPDKIPDLFGLMGDSSDGIPGVSGIGPKTGVELIKKYGNLEGLYEHIDEIKGKRKEKLIENKENAFLSRKLATVYRDIEIEYDKNKLKLENKDLNKLLEVYRAMEFKKFAAAIENQLKKSADSSVSSQKNDTEENSLFGGVANHPHRNSESANSEEILKENLTEITGEVIEWNEAAKVLSEMDNEIALFGNEFGLAVCDSSKNIVLLNDEKATGNTVEEIYRILSLKIITAYNVKEYIKIGINCEKYFDVMLAWYVLGTESSQDLENIIFSELGVNLEKFEEQFKKRKIVEVDNKEKAEFLWKRAFYIKGLEVILEDRLRTEDLHDIFENLENKLVPVLASMENFGIKIDKKYFENYKKELQENIEKLEKEIYSLSGETFNIGSPKQLGEILFEKMGIEPVKKTKTGYSTDVEVLEVLALRGIEIAEKLLEYRGFTKLLSTYVEPLPKLADEDDRIHTTFNQNGTSTGRLSSANPNIQNIPVRTDEGIKIRKGFISQDGWSLVSFDYSQIELRVLAELSKDENLLLAYKKDKDLHDLTARKIFFKTDEEQVTREQRSIAKVINFSILYGKTPFGLSKELKIPVADASQYIKTYFEQYPKVKKFLENVLENARQNGFVETLYGTRRYINNINSSNKNLQAQANRMAVNTVVQGTAANIIKKVMIKLYDEFKNNDDIKMLLQVHDELIFEVKDEVSEKYMEKIKEIMEGTIKFEDIKLSANGSLAKNWGLLK; encoded by the coding sequence ATGAAAAAAGCAGTTATTCTGGATACAAGTGCGATTATGTACAGAACTCATTTTGCTCTAATGGGAATGAGAAATTCAAAAGGCTTGGCAACAGGAGCAACTTATGGGTTTGTAAATACTCTGGAAGGGGTATTAAAGGAATTTTCTCCTGATTACCTTGTTGCCTGTCTCGATATAAAAAGAAGCGAGTTAAAAAGATCTGAAGAATTGGAAACATATAAGGCGCATAGGGAAAGTATGCCTGAGGATCTTGTGGTACAGCAGGAATACATAATGTCTGTACTTGAAGGATATAAAATACCGAAATATAAAATAGATGGCTATGAGGCTGATGATGTCATGGCTACACTTGCCACAAAATTTTCTGAAGATACTGAAGAGGAAATAGAAGTTTATGTTGTGACAGGAGATAAAGATCTGGCACAGCTTGTAAATGGAAAAATAAATATTGCCCTGTTAGGAAAAGGAGATAAGAAAAGTTCATTATTTAAATATATAAGAACAGATGAGGATGTTATAGAATATCTGGGAGTTACCCCTGATAAAATTCCTGATCTGTTTGGTCTGATGGGGGACTCTTCAGACGGGATTCCGGGAGTTTCAGGAATAGGCCCGAAAACAGGAGTTGAACTAATAAAAAAATATGGGAATCTTGAAGGACTTTATGAACATATTGATGAAATAAAGGGAAAAAGAAAAGAAAAACTTATTGAGAATAAGGAAAATGCTTTTCTTAGCAGAAAGCTTGCAACTGTATACAGGGATATAGAAATAGAATATGACAAGAATAAATTAAAGCTTGAAAATAAAGATTTGAATAAATTACTTGAAGTATACAGGGCGATGGAATTTAAAAAGTTTGCCGCAGCTATTGAAAATCAGCTGAAAAAGTCAGCTGACAGTTCAGTAAGTAGTCAAAAAAATGATACTGAAGAAAATTCATTATTTGGAGGAGTTGCCAATCATCCGCACAGAAATAGTGAAAGTGCAAATTCAGAAGAAATTTTGAAGGAAAATCTGACTGAAATTACGGGGGAAGTAATAGAATGGAATGAGGCGGCAAAAGTTCTATCAGAAATGGATAATGAAATAGCATTATTCGGAAATGAATTTGGACTTGCAGTATGTGACAGCAGTAAAAATATAGTTTTATTAAATGATGAAAAAGCTACTGGTAATACTGTTGAGGAAATATACAGAATATTAAGTTTAAAAATAATAACAGCCTATAATGTAAAAGAATACATAAAAATAGGAATTAACTGTGAAAAATATTTTGATGTCATGCTGGCGTGGTATGTTCTTGGAACTGAAAGCTCACAGGATCTTGAAAATATAATTTTTTCTGAATTGGGAGTAAATCTTGAAAAATTTGAGGAACAGTTTAAGAAAAGAAAAATAGTTGAAGTTGATAATAAAGAAAAAGCTGAATTTTTATGGAAAAGAGCCTTTTATATAAAGGGACTGGAAGTAATACTGGAAGACAGATTAAGAACAGAAGATTTACATGATATTTTTGAAAATCTGGAAAATAAGCTTGTACCTGTTCTGGCAAGTATGGAAAATTTTGGAATAAAAATTGATAAAAAATATTTTGAAAATTATAAGAAAGAATTGCAGGAAAATATTGAAAAACTAGAGAAGGAAATATATTCCCTTTCGGGAGAAACCTTTAATATAGGTTCACCAAAACAGCTGGGAGAAATATTATTTGAAAAAATGGGGATAGAGCCGGTCAAAAAAACTAAGACAGGATATTCTACTGATGTGGAGGTTTTGGAAGTTCTGGCATTAAGAGGGATAGAAATAGCTGAAAAACTGTTAGAATACAGGGGATTTACTAAGCTTCTTTCAACTTATGTAGAACCATTACCTAAACTTGCAGATGAAGATGACAGAATTCATACTACATTTAATCAGAATGGAACATCGACAGGAAGGCTGTCTTCTGCAAATCCTAACATTCAGAACATTCCTGTAAGAACGGATGAAGGAATTAAAATAAGAAAAGGCTTTATTTCTCAAGATGGATGGAGTCTGGTTTCATTTGACTATTCCCAGATTGAGCTAAGAGTTCTGGCTGAGCTGTCAAAGGATGAAAATCTTCTTCTTGCGTATAAAAAAGATAAGGATTTGCATGATCTGACAGCAAGAAAAATATTTTTCAAGACAGATGAAGAGCAGGTGACGAGGGAGCAAAGAAGTATAGCGAAGGTAATAAATTTCAGTATTTTATATGGGAAAACACCTTTTGGGCTCTCAAAGGAGCTGAAAATACCAGTGGCTGATGCTTCCCAATATATAAAAACATACTTTGAACAATATCCGAAAGTAAAGAAATTTCTTGAAAATGTTTTAGAAAATGCAAGACAGAATGGTTTTGTAGAAACACTTTACGGAACGAGAAGATATATTAACAACATAAATTCAAGCAATAAAAATCTTCAGGCACAGGCAAATAGAATGGCAGTAAATACAGTTGTTCAAGGTACAGCTGCGAATATTATAAAAAAAGTTATGATAAAGCTATATGATGAATTTAAGAATAATGATGATATAAAAATGCTGCTTCAGGTTCATGATGAACTTATTTTTGAGGTAAAAGATGAAGTTTCTGAAAAATATATGGAAAAAATCAAGGAAATAATGGAAGGAACAATAAAGTTTGAGGATATAAAACTGAGTGCAAATGGAAGTTTGGCGAAGAATTGGGGGTTATTGAAATAG
- a CDS encoding peptide ABC transporter substrate-binding protein, with product MRRNTSILFFIIAAVLLISGCFSKNNGNTKKNKEKDPIIFNLGSDYKTLDPHLFSEMIAAQVDSSIYEGLLRLDENGNYTGGVAESFKEEGNKLTFKIRENAKWSDGSKITANDFLFAFKRVLNPKTAAQFAEMLFPIKNAEAYYEGKVQENELGIKVIDERTLEITLENPVSYFKYILTLPITVPLKEEFYNIHKEKYAVKQDSFLFNGPYKIVSLKENEILLEKNEHYWNSKSIKIPDIKYVISKDFKVVDDLIKNKEIDMSRIENYNLEKYRKEGTVDTFLNGRIWYLDFNLSNKYLQNKKLRKAISLVIDREKYVEEIKKDGSVVAKSLISSMISGYSKKYREKYPDADNFKDNDIEEAKKLYSEALKELGITTLKLNLLSGNSDPEKLEIQFLQEELKTKLGLETNVTVVSFKERLNKTRTGDYDIVLNTWSPKFDDALSYLERWKKDDGKNENIWSKKQYNLLVDEISKMSSGDARDKKTNEAEMILVNEAVIAPLYFSVENHYRNPDIKGIIRRSITGITDFNYGYMEK from the coding sequence GTGAGAAGAAATACTAGTATACTGTTTTTTATAATAGCAGCAGTGTTATTAATATCGGGATGTTTTTCAAAAAATAATGGAAATACAAAAAAGAATAAGGAAAAAGATCCTATAATATTTAATCTTGGGAGTGACTATAAAACTCTGGATCCTCATTTATTCAGTGAAATGATTGCTGCACAAGTGGATTCTTCTATTTATGAAGGACTTCTGAGATTAGATGAAAATGGAAATTATACAGGTGGAGTAGCTGAAAGCTTTAAAGAAGAGGGAAATAAGCTTACATTTAAAATCAGGGAAAATGCAAAATGGAGTGATGGAAGCAAAATTACTGCAAATGATTTTCTATTTGCCTTCAAGAGAGTTCTGAATCCTAAAACAGCAGCACAGTTTGCAGAGATGCTGTTTCCAATAAAAAATGCAGAGGCATATTATGAAGGAAAAGTACAGGAAAATGAACTTGGAATAAAAGTGATTGATGAAAGGACTTTGGAAATCACTCTGGAAAATCCGGTATCGTATTTTAAATATATATTGACATTACCGATTACAGTTCCATTAAAAGAGGAGTTTTACAATATTCATAAAGAGAAATATGCTGTAAAACAGGATAGTTTTCTCTTTAATGGTCCGTATAAAATAGTTTCCCTTAAGGAAAATGAAATATTACTTGAAAAAAATGAGCATTACTGGAATAGTAAGAGTATAAAAATACCTGATATAAAATATGTTATTTCAAAAGATTTCAAGGTAGTGGATGATCTTATAAAAAATAAGGAAATAGATATGTCCAGAATTGAAAATTATAATCTGGAAAAATACAGAAAAGAAGGGACTGTAGATACATTCCTTAATGGAAGAATATGGTATCTGGATTTTAATTTAAGTAATAAATATTTGCAGAATAAAAAATTAAGAAAGGCAATATCACTTGTAATAGACAGGGAAAAATACGTAGAAGAAATAAAAAAAGATGGTTCAGTAGTTGCAAAATCTCTAATAAGCAGTATGATTTCTGGATATTCTAAAAAATATAGGGAAAAATATCCTGACGCTGATAATTTTAAGGATAATGATATAGAAGAAGCAAAAAAGCTTTATTCTGAAGCATTAAAGGAATTAGGTATTACAACATTAAAATTAAATCTTTTATCTGGAAATTCAGATCCTGAAAAACTTGAAATTCAGTTTCTGCAGGAAGAATTAAAAACAAAATTAGGACTGGAAACAAATGTTACCGTAGTTTCTTTTAAAGAAAGACTGAATAAAACAAGAACAGGAGATTACGATATAGTTTTAAATACATGGTCTCCAAAATTTGATGATGCACTTTCGTATCTTGAAAGATGGAAAAAAGATGATGGAAAGAATGAAAATATATGGTCAAAGAAACAGTATAACTTACTTGTTGATGAAATTTCAAAAATGTCTTCAGGAGATGCAAGAGATAAAAAAACAAATGAGGCAGAAATGATACTTGTAAATGAAGCTGTTATTGCTCCTTTATATTTTTCTGTTGAAAATCACTATAGAAATCCAGATATAAAAGGAATTATTAGAAGAAGTATTACTGGAATAACAGATTTCAATTACGGGTATATGGAAAAGTAG
- the recR gene encoding recombination mediator RecR → MKKLDELIEVFGKLPGIGKKSAMRIAFDILEKSEIEIESMLSTIRDAYTNIKHCSICGNLCEGEICEICSSEKRDKSIICVVESVKDIIAFEKSETYNGLYHVLGGKIDPLNGVTIEDLNISELIKRLDEKDVQEVILALNPDMEGETTALYLIKMIKNKDIKVSQIASGIPMGGNIEFTDMATLGRSLEGRREIE, encoded by the coding sequence ATGAAAAAATTAGATGAGCTTATAGAAGTTTTTGGGAAATTACCTGGAATAGGAAAAAAAAGTGCTATGAGAATAGCTTTTGACATACTTGAAAAAAGTGAAATCGAAATTGAAAGTATGCTTTCGACTATTAGGGATGCATATACTAACATAAAACACTGTTCAATCTGTGGAAACTTATGTGAAGGTGAAATCTGTGAAATATGTTCAAGTGAGAAAAGAGATAAAAGTATTATATGTGTAGTAGAGAGCGTAAAGGATATAATTGCTTTTGAAAAATCAGAAACATATAACGGGCTTTATCATGTACTTGGTGGAAAAATAGATCCTCTTAATGGAGTAACGATAGAAGATTTAAATATATCAGAACTGATAAAAAGACTTGATGAAAAAGATGTGCAAGAAGTAATACTGGCTTTAAATCCTGATATGGAAGGAGAAACAACAGCACTTTACCTTATAAAGATGATAAAAAATAAGGATATAAAAGTATCTCAGATTGCAAGTGGAATTCCTATGGGTGGAAATATTGAGTTTACTGATATGGCAACATTGGGAAGATCTCTTGAAGGAAGAAGGGAAATAGAATAA
- the metK gene encoding methionine adenosyltransferase translates to MSKNIYFTSEFVSPGHPDKICDQISDAVLDACLAEDVNARVACETFATTGLVIVGGEITTTTYVDVQKIVRDKINEIGYKPGMGFDSDCGVLNTIHSQSPDISMGVDTGGAGDQGIMFGGAVNETEELMPLAMVLAREIIIRLTKLTREKVLKWTRPDAKAQVTLIYDENSKIKGVDTVVLSVQHDENVTKEKIESDLKEQVIKPVLERYNLDYDKVRKYHINPTGRFVIGGPHGDSGLTGRKIIIDTYGGYFRHGGGAFSGKDPSKVDRSAAYAARWIAKNIVAAGIATKCEVQFSYAIGVVEPVSVRVETFGTSTVEESKIEEIVEKIFDLTPRGIEKELELRNPKFRYQDLAAFGHIGRTDIDLPWERLDKVDEIKSHL, encoded by the coding sequence ATGTCAAAAAACATTTATTTTACATCGGAATTTGTATCACCAGGACATCCTGACAAAATATGTGATCAGATTTCAGATGCAGTATTAGATGCATGTCTTGCAGAGGACGTAAATGCCAGAGTGGCTTGTGAAACATTTGCAACAACAGGACTTGTAATTGTAGGAGGAGAAATAACTACAACAACATATGTTGATGTGCAGAAGATTGTGAGGGATAAAATTAATGAAATAGGGTATAAACCTGGAATGGGATTTGATTCTGACTGTGGAGTACTTAATACTATTCATTCCCAGTCACCTGATATATCAATGGGAGTAGATACTGGAGGAGCAGGAGATCAGGGAATCATGTTTGGTGGAGCTGTAAATGAAACTGAGGAGCTGATGCCTTTAGCGATGGTACTTGCAAGGGAAATAATAATAAGACTTACTAAGCTTACAAGAGAAAAGGTACTGAAGTGGACAAGACCGGATGCAAAAGCACAGGTGACACTGATTTATGATGAAAATAGTAAAATTAAAGGTGTTGATACAGTTGTTCTTTCAGTTCAGCATGATGAAAATGTGACAAAGGAAAAAATAGAAAGTGATTTGAAAGAACAGGTTATAAAACCTGTATTGGAAAGATATAATCTTGATTATGATAAGGTCAGAAAATATCATATAAATCCGACAGGAAGATTTGTAATAGGTGGTCCTCATGGTGATTCTGGACTGACAGGAAGAAAAATAATAATCGATACTTATGGAGGATATTTCAGACATGGAGGAGGAGCATTTTCAGGAAAAGATCCTTCAAAGGTTGATAGATCGGCCGCCTATGCTGCAAGATGGATTGCAAAAAATATAGTTGCAGCAGGAATAGCTACAAAATGTGAAGTTCAGTTTTCGTATGCAATAGGAGTAGTAGAACCTGTTTCTGTAAGAGTGGAAACTTTTGGAACATCTACTGTTGAAGAAAGTAAAATTGAAGAGATTGTAGAAAAGATATTTGATCTTACTCCAAGGGGAATAGAAAAAGAGCTTGAATTGAGAAATCCTAAGTTCAGATATCAGGATTTGGCAGCATTTGGACATATTGGAAGAACAGATATAGACTTGCCTTGGGAAAGGCTGGATAAAGTGGATGAAATAAAAAGTCATCTATAA
- a CDS encoding PfkB family carbohydrate kinase, whose amino-acid sequence MTEREKQIVNLIKENPLITQEEIAAKLNCARTSIAVHISNLMKKGVILGKKYIINEDPYILTIGGTNVDIQGKSHTNVVRYDSNPGMIGISFGGVGKNIAENISRLGISSKLITALGDDLYGNDIMEYLKNQNLDISDILFLKNQPTSMYLSILNDDKEMEMAISSMDICKNITPKYLDTIRKRIVNSKLIILDTNLEEETLRYLAFLRRKPPLMLDTVSTKKAIKVKDFIGRFHTIKPNRMEAEILSGISIYSKDDMKRAGDYFLNKGVKKVFISLGSDGVFFMTENIAETIKIPRINPASSTGAGDAFVAGIAYGEYHDYDIKSAAKIGLGAAILTSLSDKTVSEQMSIKNVENIIREMEI is encoded by the coding sequence ATGACAGAACGAGAAAAGCAGATTGTTAATCTTATTAAAGAGAATCCTCTTATTACACAAGAGGAAATTGCTGCAAAATTAAATTGTGCAAGAACTTCTATTGCAGTCCATATCAGTAATCTTATGAAAAAAGGTGTTATTCTTGGAAAAAAATATATCATCAATGAAGACCCTTATATTTTAACTATTGGGGGAACAAATGTTGATATTCAGGGAAAATCACACACAAATGTTGTCCGTTATGATTCAAATCCTGGGATGATAGGTATTTCATTTGGAGGAGTTGGAAAAAATATAGCAGAAAATATATCTAGACTAGGTATAAGTTCAAAACTGATAACAGCCCTCGGAGACGATCTTTATGGAAATGATATCATGGAATATCTGAAAAATCAGAACCTCGATATCAGTGATATATTGTTTCTTAAAAATCAGCCTACTTCAATGTACCTATCTATTTTAAACGATGATAAGGAAATGGAAATGGCTATTTCTTCTATGGATATCTGTAAAAATATTACACCTAAGTATCTTGATACTATTAGAAAAAGAATTGTTAATTCTAAACTCATTATTCTTGATACAAACCTTGAGGAAGAAACTCTTAGATATCTGGCATTTCTTAGAAGAAAGCCACCTTTGATGCTTGATACCGTTTCTACTAAAAAAGCAATAAAAGTAAAAGATTTTATTGGAAGGTTCCATACTATAAAACCTAACAGAATGGAAGCAGAAATACTTTCAGGTATTTCAATTTACTCAAAAGATGATATGAAAAGAGCCGGTGATTACTTCTTAAATAAAGGAGTTAAAAAAGTGTTTATTTCATTAGGTTCAGACGGTGTCTTCTTCATGACAGAAAACATAGCCGAAACTATTAAAATTCCTCGTATCAATCCTGCAAGTTCAACAGGTGCCGGAGATGCATTTGTTGCTGGAATTGCATATGGTGAATATCATGACTATGACATTAAATCTGCTGCTAAAATTGGATTAGGAGCAGCAATCCTTACTTCTTTAAGTGACAAGACAGTAAGCGAACAGATGAGTATTAAAAATGTAGAAAATATAATAAGGGAGATGGAAATATAA
- a CDS encoding pseudouridine-5'-phosphate glycosidase, producing MLKKYLEINPEVKNALENNVPVVALESTIISHGMPYPQNAETALKVESIVRENGGIPATIGIINGKLKVGLSPNEIELLGKEGEKVAKVSRRDIPYIVANKLNGATTVASTMIIANMAGVKIFATGGIGGVHRGAETTMDVSADLEELANTNVAVICAGAKSILDLGLTLEYLETHGVPVLGYKTKELPAFYTRKSGFNLDYKIDSPEEIAELLHTKWELGLNGGAVIANPIPEEYSMDSEVINKVIENAILEADKLGIKGKDTTPFLLDKIQKLTEGSSLKANIELVFNNTKLATQIAKELANLEK from the coding sequence ATGTTGAAAAAATATCTTGAAATTAATCCGGAAGTAAAAAACGCACTTGAAAATAATGTTCCTGTTGTGGCATTGGAATCTACAATTATCTCACATGGAATGCCTTATCCACAAAATGCTGAAACTGCATTGAAAGTGGAAAGCATAGTAAGAGAAAATGGAGGAATTCCTGCAACAATTGGAATAATAAATGGAAAACTTAAAGTTGGATTATCTCCAAATGAAATTGAATTATTAGGAAAAGAAGGGGAAAAAGTTGCAAAAGTAAGTAGAAGAGATATTCCTTACATTGTGGCAAATAAATTAAATGGCGCAACTACTGTGGCGTCTACCATGATAATAGCAAATATGGCAGGAGTTAAAATATTTGCAACAGGTGGAATAGGAGGTGTCCACAGAGGAGCTGAAACTACAATGGATGTTTCTGCCGATTTAGAAGAATTGGCAAACACAAATGTTGCTGTTATCTGTGCAGGAGCAAAATCAATCCTTGACCTAGGTCTTACTCTTGAATATCTTGAAACTCATGGAGTTCCCGTTTTAGGATACAAAACTAAGGAATTACCTGCATTCTATACTAGAAAAAGCGGATTCAACTTAGATTATAAAATTGATTCTCCTGAAGAAATTGCTGAACTGTTACATACAAAATGGGAGTTGGGATTAAATGGAGGAGCTGTTATTGCAAATCCTATTCCTGAAGAGTATTCAATGGACAGTGAAGTTATAAATAAAGTTATAGAAAATGCTATTTTAGAAGCTGACAAGTTAGGAATAAAAGGAAAGGATACTACACCATTCCTTCTTGATAAAATTCAAAAACTGACAGAAGGTTCAAGCTTGAAAGCCAATATTGAACTGGTATTTAATAACACTAAACTTGCAACTCAGATAGCAAAAGAACTTGCAAACTTGGAAAAATAA